In the genome of Montipora foliosa isolate CH-2021 chromosome 3, ASM3666993v2, whole genome shotgun sequence, one region contains:
- the LOC137996204 gene encoding uncharacterized protein, with amino-acid sequence MSKQDKLNEGQVLLDDLSNYRPLDKPMVETTAKKVQQLNKSLLSEGHIDKMTAKWFSLTPDPPRIPVFYTLTKIHKPTLAGRPIISGCSGPTERISAFVDHLIQPIAQQQTSYLKDTTDFINFIDRIKLPNSAILVSMDVTSLYTNIPQREGITTVCHAYEEFHQGNPPVPTRFLSEMLSLILQENSFQFNGKDYLQTHETAMGTTMAVAFANIFMAKIKKETLRQSTIKPIV; translated from the coding sequence ATGAGCAAACAAGACAAACTTAACGAGGGTCAAGTTCTACTTGATGATTTAAGTAACTACCGACctctagacaaaccaatggttgagACTACAGCCAAGAAAGTTCAACAACTAAATAAATCACTGCTCTCAGAAGGCCAcattgacaaaatgacggctaaatggttctCCCTTACGCCTGATCCTCCGCGAATACCAGTCTTTTACACACTtacaaaaattcacaaaccgacactTGCTGGTAGACCTATTATCTCAGGGTGTTCAGGCCCTACAGAAAGGATCTCAGCATTTGTTGACCACCTtattcagccaatagcacaacaACAAACTTCGTATCTCAAAGATACAACAGACTTTATTAACTTCATCGACAGGATTAAATTGCCTAACAGTGCCATACTTGTTTCAATGGACGTCACAAGCCTATATACGAACATACCACAACGAGAGGGTATTACCACTGTATGTCATGCATACGAAGAATTTCACCAAGGAAACCCTCCAGTCCCTACCAGGTTTTTAAGCGAAATGCTCAGTCTAATCCTACAAGAAAACTCGTTTCAATTTAACGGGAAAGATTATCTTCAAACCCATGAAACAGCCATGGGCACGACAATGGCCGTAGCCTTTGCTAACATCTTCATggccaaaataaaaaaagaaacactcaGACAGAGCACCATCAAGCCAATCGTTTGA